A window of Hippoglossus stenolepis isolate QCI-W04-F060 chromosome 16, HSTE1.2, whole genome shotgun sequence contains these coding sequences:
- the LOC118124098 gene encoding LOW QUALITY PROTEIN: probable ATP-dependent RNA helicase DHX58 (The sequence of the model RefSeq protein was modified relative to this genomic sequence to represent the inferred CDS: substituted 2 bases at 2 genomic stop codons), whose protein sequence is MADFGLYSYQQEVVEGALQGENVIIWLPTGGGKTRAAVYVAKRHLETTQHAKVVVLVNKVHLVDQHYTKEFKPHLGCDYTLVPVSGESDLKDLFGKVVQDSDVVICTAQILYNALTNSEETKHVELSDITLLIVDECHHTQKESVYNKIMSCYMEKKLKGERPLPQILGLTASPGTGGARMLEKAVEHVLQICANLDSSIVSTKNYAPELKKKVPRPIKTFDIVENRPEDPFGDDLKRMMQRIQEHMNLPADFRLRECGTQEYEADVVILEQRGVRQDNRKLAQCALHLRQYNDALHINDTLRMMDAYSSLEEFYISKSNTAIDETDLFLVGIFQENQADLRKLAGDSHYENQRWPNXRAFCHXSGFGVQSKGILFSKTRKSIHCLKDWVLNNRALQEAGVKADVLTGAGNGITYMTQSEQADTICHFRQGSLNLLISTSVAEEGLDIPECNLVVRYGLLTNEIAQQQASGRARAQDSKYSVVALKGGREERRELTNEYLEELTAKAIARVQDMSPEEFRRKITEIQTETVNKSRIKESCEMQKRSLYTASSIQLLCRNCFKPVASGSDIKLIDNMHHVNVNPAFKKHYKVGEQSRLQKRFEDWEPGQIISCNNGKCNEKWGFEMKYKDIALLPNLAIKHLFLQTPDGRVTKKNWKDVPFTLDNFNFEEYCQENFPDLFD, encoded by the exons ATGGCAGACTTCGGACTGTATTCATACCAGCAGGAAGTGGTGGAAGGGGCTCTTCAGGGAGAGAACGTGATCATCTGGCTGCCGACCGGAGGCGGAAAGACGCGAGCTGCTGTGTACGTGGCCAAGAGACACCTGGAAACCACACAGCACGCCAAGGTGGTGGTCCTGGTCAACAAG GTTCACCTTGTAGACCAACATTACACCAAAGAGTTCAAGCCTCATCTGGGCTGCGACTACACCCTGGTGCCAGTGAGTGGAGAGAGCGACTTGAAGGACCTCTTCGGAAAAGTGGTGCAGGACTCGGACGTGGTCATCTGCACAGCACAGATCTTGTACAACGCTCTGACCAACAGCGAGGAAACCAAACATGTTGAGCTCTCGG ATATCACTCTACTGATAGttgatgagtgtcatcacaCCCAGAAGGAGTCGGTCTACAACAAGATCATGAGTTGCTACATGGAGAAAAAGTTGAAGGGAGAGCGTCCGTTGCCGCAGATCCTGGGTCTCACTGCATCGCCAGGGACGGGGGGCGCTAGGATGCTGGAGAAGGCCGTGGAGCACGTCCTACAG atTTGTGCCAACCTGGACTCATCCATAGTTTCAACCAAGAACTATGCCCCTGAGTTGAAGAAGAAGGTGCCGAGACCCATCAAGACATTTGACATCGTCGAGAACAGGcctgag GATCCGTTTGGGGATGATCTGAAGCGGATGATGCAGAGGATCCAAGAGCACATGAACTTACCTGCAGACTTCAGACTGAGAGAGTGTGGCACGCAGGAGTACGAGGCAGATGTGGTGATTTTAGAGCAGCGAG GGGTAAGACAGGACAACAGAAAGCTCGCACAATGTGCTCTCCACCTCAGACAGTACAACGATGCCCTGCACATCAACGATACCCTGCGTATGATGGATGCTTACAGCAGCCTGGAGGAGTTCTACATCTCTAAGTCCAACACAGCAATCGACGAAACAGACCTCTTCCTGGTGGGAATTTTCCAAG AGAATCAGGCGGATTTGAGGAAACTTGCAGGAGATTCTCACTACGAGAACCAAAGATGGCCAAACTAGAGAGCGTTCTGTCATTAGTCCGGGTTCGGTGTGCAGTCAAAGGGGATCCTCTTCAGCAAAACACGTAAAAGCATCCACTGCCTGAAAGATTGGGTCCTCAACAACAGAGCCTTACAGGAAGCTGGCGTCAAGGCAGACGTCCTGACCGGGGCTGGCAACGGCATCACTTACATGACACAG AGCGAGCAGGCCGACACGATCTGCCATTTCCGACAGGGCAGTCTCAACCTGCTCATCTCCACCAGCGTGGCTGAGGAGGGCCTCGACATTCCTGAATGCAACCTGGTGGTGCGCTACGGCCTGCTTACAAATGAGATCGCCCAGCAGCAGGCCAGCGGACGTGCCAGAGCGCAAGACAGCAAGTATTCAGTGGTCGCCTTGAAAGGGGGGCGGGAGGAGCGCAGAGAGCTCACCAACGAATATCTGGAGGAGCTGACTGCAAAAGCCATCGCTCGGGTCCAAGATATGAGCCCTGAAGAGTTTCGTAGGAAG ATAACTGAGATACAGACAGAAACTGTCAATAAAAGTAGAATTAAAGAGAGCTGTGAAATGCAGAAGAGGAGTCTCTACACCGCTTCCAGTATCCAGCTCCTGTGTCGAAACTGTTTCAAGCCTGTGGCCTCTGGCAGTGACATTAAACTCATCGACAATATGCACCATGTCAATGTCAATCCGGCCTTCAA GAAACACTACAAAGTGGGAGAGCAGTCGAGGCTACAAAAGAGGTTTGAGGACTGGGAGCCTGGGCAGATTATCAGCTGCAATAACGGCAAATGCAACGAG AAATGGGGATTTGAGATGAAGTACAAGGACATCGCCCTGCTGCCCAATCTGGCCATTAAGCATTTGTTCCTGCAGACGCCTGATGGCAGGGTGACTAAGAAGAATTGGAAGGATGTCCCTTTCACTTTGGACAACTTCAACTTTGAAGAATACTGTCAAGAAAACTTCCCTGACCTCTTCGACTGA
- the LOC118124096 gene encoding probable ATP-dependent RNA helicase DHX58: MADFGLYSYQQEVVERALQGENVIIWLPTGGGKTRAAVYVAKRHLETTQHAKVVVLVNKVHLVDQHYTKEFKPHLGCDYTLVPVSGESDLKDLFGKVVQDSDVVICTAQILYNALTNSEETKHVELSDITLLIVDECHHTHKKSVYNQIMSFYMEKKLNGERPLPQILGLTASPGTGGARILEKAVEHVLQICANLDSSIVSTKNYAPELKKKVPRPIKTFDIVENRPEDPFGDDLKRMMQRIQEHMNLPADFRLRECGTQEYEADVVILEQRGVRENNRKLAQCALHLRQYNDALLINDTLRMMDAYSSLEEFYISKSKTAIDKTDLFLVGIFQENRADLRKFARDSRYENPKMAKLESVLLKQFGSGVQSKGILFSKTRKSIHCLKDWVLHNRALQEAGVKADVLTGAGNGITYMTQSEQADTICHFRQGILNLLISTSVAEEGLDIPECNLVVRYGLLTNEIAQQQASGRARAQDSKYSVVALKGGREVRRELTNEYLEELTAKAIAQVQDMSPKEFRGKITEIQTETVNKSRIKDSSEMQKRSLYTASSIQLLCRNCFKPVASGSDIKLIDNVHHVNVNPAFKKHYKVGGQLMLPKSFEDWEPGRIISCNNGKCSQQWGFEMKYKDIALLPNLAIKHLVLQTPDGRVTKKKWKDVPFTLDNFNFEEYCQENFPDLFD; this comes from the exons ATGGCAGACTTCGGACTGTATTCATACCAGCAGGAAGTGGTGGAAAGGGCTCTTCAGGGAGAGAACGTGATCATCTGGCTGCCGACCGGAGGCGGAAAGACGCGAGCTGCTGTGTACGTGGCCAAGAGACACCTGGAAACCACACAGCACGCCAAGGTGGTGGTCCTGGTCAACAAG GTTCACCTTGTAGACCAACATTACACCAAAGAGTTCAAGCCTCATCTGGGCTGCGACTACACCCTGGTGCCAGTGAGTGGAGAGAGCGACTTGAAGGACCTCTTCGGAAAAGTGGTGCAGGACTCGGACGTGGTCATCTGCACAGCACAGATCTTGTACAACGCTCTGACCAACAGCGAGGAAACCAAACATGTTGAGCTCTCGG ATATCACTCTACTGATAGTTGATGAGTGTCACCACACCCACAAGAAGTCGGTCTACAACCAGATCATGAGTTTCTACATGGAGAAAAAGTTGAATGGAGAGCGTCCGTTGCCGCAGATCCTGGGTCTCACTGCATCGCCAGGGACGGGGGGCGCTAGGATCCTGGAGAAGGCCGTGGAGCACGTCCTACAG ATTTGTGCCAACCTGGACTCATCCATAGTTTCAACCAAGAACTATGCCCCTGAGTTGAAGAAGAAGGTGCCGAGACCCATCAAGACATTTGACATCGTCGAGAACAGGcctgag GATCCGTTTGGTGATGATCTGAAGCGGATGATGCAGAGGATCCAAGAGCACATGAACTTACCTGCAGACTTCAGACTGAGAGAGTGTGGCACGCAGGAGTACGAGGCAGATGTGGTGATTTTAGAGCAGCGAG GGGTAAGAGAGAACAACAGAAAGCTCGCACAATGTGCTCTCCACCTCAGACAGTACAACGATGCCCTGCTCATCAACGATACCCTGCGTATGATGGATGCTTACAGCAGCCTGGAGGAGTTCTACATCTCTAAGTCCAAAACAGCAATCGACAAAACAGACCTCTTCCTGGTGGGAATTTTCCAAG AGAATCGGGCGGATTTGAGGAAATTTGCAAGAGATTCTCGCTACGAGAACCCAAAGATGGCCAAACTTGAGAGCGTTCTGCTGAAACAGTTCGGTTCGGGTGTGCAGTCAAAGGGGATCCTCTTCAGCAAAACACGTAAAAGCATCCACTGCCTGAAAGATTGGGTCCTCCACAACAGAGCCTTACAGGAAGCTGGCGTCAAGGCAGACGTCCTGACCGGGGCTGGCAACGGCATCACTTACATGACACAG AGCGAGCAGGCCGACACGATCTGCCATTTCCGACAGGGCATTCTCAACCTGCTCATCTCCACCAGCGTGGCTGAGGAGGGCCTCGACATTCCTGAATGCAACCTGGTGGTGCGCTACGGCCTGCTTACAAATGAGATCGCCCAGCAGCAGGCCAGCGGACGTGCCAGAGCGCAAGACAGCAAGTATTCAGTGGTCGCCTTGAAAGGGGGGCGGGAGGTACGCAGAGAGCTCACCAACGAATATCTGGAGGAGCTGACTGCAAAAGCCATCGCTCAGGTCCAAGATATGAGCCCCAAAGAGTTTCGCGGAAAG ATAACTGAGATACAGACAGAAACTGTCAATAAAAGTAGAATTAAAGACAGCAGTGAAATGCAGAAGAGGAGTCTCTACACCGCTTCCAGTATCCAGCTCCTGTGTCGAAACTGTTTCAAGCCTGTGGCCTCTGGCAGTGACATTAAACTCATCGACAATGTGCACCATGTCAATGTCAATCCGGCCTTTAA GAAACACTACAAAGTGGGAGGGCAGTTGATGCTACCAAAGAGTTTTGAGGACTGGGAGCCTGGGCGGATTATCAGCTGCAATAACGGCAAATGCAGCCAG CAATGGGGATTTGAGATGAAGTACAAGGACATCGCCCTGCTGCCCAATCTGGCCATTAAGCATTTGGTCCTGCAGACACCTGATGGCAGGGTGACTAAGAAGAAGTGGAAGGATGTCCCTTTCACTTTGGACAACTTCAACTTTGAAGAATACTGCCAAGAAAACTTCCCTGACCTCTTCGACTGA